One region of Citrus sinensis cultivar Valencia sweet orange chromosome 6, DVS_A1.0, whole genome shotgun sequence genomic DNA includes:
- the LOC102626317 gene encoding cell division protein FtsZ homolog 2-1, chloroplastic isoform X3, with product MATCMSPCFTPSDTRAMGVLTVFGGRVSMENHLGRVNGLKMSDNKNGYLGTGQKSTFTQFRCSANSQSVSSYHNKDPFLNLHPEVSLLRGEGTNTISNPRKDGSSGSVTESIEEASSPSSYNEAKIKVIGVGGGGSNAVNRMIESAMKGVEFWIVNTDVQAMRMSPVFPENRLQIGQELTRGLGAGGNPEIGMNAAKESKESIEEALFGADMVFVTAGMGGGTGTGGAPVIAGVAKSMGILTVGIVTTPFSFEGRRRAVQAQEGIASLRDNVDTLIVIPNDKLLTAVSQSTPVTEAFNLADDILRQGVRGISDIITIPGLVNVDFADVRAIMANAGSSLMGIGTATGKTRARDAALNAIQSPLLDIGIERATGIVWNITGGSDLTLFEVNAAAEVIYDLVDPTANLIFGAVIDPSLSGQVSITLIATGFKRQEESEGRPLQASQLAQGDAAFGINRRPSSFSEGGSVEIPEFLKKKGRSRFPRA from the exons ATGGCGACTTGCATGTCTCCGTGTTTTACGCCTTCTGATACTCGAGCAATGGGGGTACTGACGGTTTTTGGAGGGAGGGTATCGATGGAAAATCATCTGGGAAGAGTTAATGGTTTGAAAATGTCTGATAACAAGAATGGGTATTTGGGTACTGGTCAAAAGTCAACTTTCACTCAGTTTAGATGTTCAGCAAACTCTCAGAGTGTCAGTTCATATCACAACAAAGACCCATTTCTGAACCTGCACCCGGAAGTTTCATTGCTGCGAGGAGAGGGGACCAATACAATAAGCAACCCAAGGAAGGATGGTTCTAGTGGAAGTGTCACTGAGAGCATAGAAGAAGCATCTAGTCCAAGTAGTTACAATGAAGCTAAGATCAAAGTTATTGGGGTCGGTGGTGGTGGGTCCAATGCTGTTAATCGGATGATAGAGAGTGCAATGAAGGGTGTGGAGTTCTGGATTGTCAATACTGATGTTCAAGCCATGAGAATGTCACCTGTTTTTCCTGAGAATCGGTTACAAATTGGTCAGGAGCTAACTAGGGGGCTTGGTGCTGGTGGGAACCCAGAGATTGGCATGAATGCAGCCAAAGAAAGCAAAGAATCAATAGAAGAGGCACTTTTTGGTGCTGACATGGTCTTTGTTACA GCTGGAATGGGTGGAGGAACTGGCACTGGCGGGGCTCCTGTGATTGCAGGGGTTGCGAAGTCAATGGGTATATTGACTGTTGGTATTGTTACAacccctttttcttttgagggACGAAGAAGGGCAGTTCAAGCCCAGGAAGGAATTGCGTCTTTGAGAGACAATGTTGATACACTGATCGTGATTCCAAATGACAAGTTATTGACTGCAGTTTCCCAGTCCACCCCTGTAACAGAGGCATTTAATCTAGCTGATGATATTCTTCGACAAGGTGTTCGTGGTATCTCTGATATAATTACG ATCCCTGGGCTCGTAAATGTGGATTTTGCCGATGTTCGAGCTATAATGGCAAATGCAGGCTCTTCATTGATGGGAATAGGAACAGCAACTG GGAAGACAAGAGCAAGAGATGCTGCATTAAATGCCATCCAATCACCTTTATTGGATATTGGTATAGAGAGGGCTACTGGAATTGTGTGGAACATTactggtggaagtgatttaaccTTGTTTGAg GTGAATGCGGCAGCAGAGGTTATATATGATCTTGTGGATCCAACCGCCAATTTAATATTTGGAGCAGTGATAGATCCATCACTTAGCGGTCAA gTAAGTATTACTCTGATTGCTACTGGTTTCAAACGCCAAGAAGAAAGTGAAGGAAGGCCTCTTCAG GCAAGTCAGCTAGCACAGGGAGATGCTGCCTTTGGAATAAACAGGCGACCTTCCTCTTTCAGTGAAGGTGGTTCAGTGGAGATCCCTGAGTTCCTGAAGAAGAAAGGGCGATCACGCTTTCCAAGAGCCTGA
- the LOC107177510 gene encoding putative UPF0481 protein At3g02645: protein MEEERNGFITFASLKEHKERLVDEERENLEPQPECCIYRVPKAIRKADEEAYTPQVISIGPLHHDKEELAYMEKQKIRYRREFSERITPETWQEFVTFLQNHEQRIRNCYEETPRLGKLEFTTMILYDAVFIIEWFLRYYEWIGESTTALPYNTPLRVSIRLDLEMLENQLPYFVLEELYMIAFPSNIDCPSFFYLSCLFFEYFNIGNYTPIILGRVDVQLKHFTDLNRYLLTMRFSRPECGRSNLEIPCAVKLQESRVRFKLVERESFLNITFEKKRLLSFMPWFKVQELQIPAIKIYDTTEPLLRNLMALEQCHYPSETYICNYINLMDSLINDEEDVNLLVEAGIIHNHVGDNAKVANMFNKFCKNIVLDDFCYCDVLEDLKAHYDNPWNHAVSTLKLKRVYFNSLWRGTGTVAAILLLVLTLVQTICSIRQVV from the coding sequence ATGGAGGAGGAAAGGAATGGCTTCATAACATTTGCTTCCCTTAAAGAACACAAAGAAAGGCTAGTTGACGAGGAGCGAGAAAACTTGGAGCCTCAACCTGAGTGCTGTATTTACAGGGTTCCTAAAGCTATCCGCAAAGCAGATGAAGAAGCCTACACGCCTCAGGTAATTTCGATAGGCCCTCTTCATCACGATAAAGAAGAATTAGCTTATATggaaaagcaaaaaattagatatagaAGAGAATTTAGTGAACGAATCACTCCAGAGACATGGCAGGAATTTGTCACCTTCTTACAGAATCACGAGCAACGTATTCGCAACTGTTATGAAGAGACGCCAAGACTTGGAAAACTTGAGTTTACAACAATGATTCTATATGATGCTGTCTTTATCATCGAGTGGTTTTTGAGATATTATGAATGGATTGGAGAAAGTACAACTGCTCTGCCGTACAACACACCATTACGCGTTAGTATTCGGTTGGATTTGGAAATGCTTGAAAATCAGCTCCCCTACTTTGTCCTTGAGGAATTATATATGATAGCCTTCCCCAGCAATATCGATTGCCCCTCcttcttttatctttcttgtttGTTCTTCGAATATTTTAACATCGGCAATTATACGCCCATTATTCTTGGACGTGTTGATGTCCAACTTAAACACTTCACTGATTTGAATAGATATCTTCTGACAATGAGGTTCTCGAGACCAGAGTGTGGAAGATCAAATTTAGAGATACCTTGTGCAGTCAAACTGCAAGAATCAAGAGTGAGATTCAAGCTTGTTGAAAGAGAAAGCTTTCTCAATATAACATTTGAGAAGAAAAGGCTACTCAGTTTCATGCCATGGTTCAAAGTACAGGAGCTTCAAATTCCAGCCATTAAAATATATGACACGACGGAACCCTTGCTTCGAAACTTGATGGCCCTCGAGCAGTGTCACTATCCATCCGAAACCTACATTTGCAATTATATCAATCTGATGGATTCTCTTATCAACGATGAAGAAGATGTGAATTTGCTTGTTGAAGCAGGAATTATACATAATCATGTGGGCGACAATGCCAAGGTAGCAAATATGTTCaataaattttgcaaaaatattgttttagaTGATTTCTGTTACTGTGACGTTCTTGAGGATCTGAAAGCGCACTACGACAATCCTTGGAACCATGCTGTGTCAACcttgaaattgaagagagtTTATTTTAACAGTCTTTGGAGAGGCACTGGAACTGTCGCTGCCATTCTGCTCTTAGTCCTCACATTGGTACAAACCATATGTTCTATTCGCCAAGTTGTGTGA
- the LOC102626317 gene encoding retrovirus-related Pol polyprotein from transposon RE1 isoform X2, with amino-acid sequence MPIMSCVPPVPSTMPSIVNNEKSLERVPEPELQVYTRRNSKRSNHHSSPHCQDSDPNTGNLELAGNVHSNPISESVLETTNDLDVPIAQRKGTRSCTLHPISKYVSYHRLSPFFRAFTANLSVIAIPKSVQDALSIPEWRDAVYAEMRALEKNKTWELVKLPEEKKPVGCKWIFTVKYRADGSLERYKARLVAKGFTQTYGIDYQETFAPVAKMNSIRVLLSLAASLGWQLQQLDVKNAFLNGELEEEVYMDLPPGFENEYGIEKVCKLKRSLYGLKQSPRAWFDRFTKSVRSFGYLQSQADHTMFFKHFTDGSVVIVIVYVDDIILTGSNVIEMENLKKVLAREFEMKDLGPLRYFLGMEIARSSKGIFVSQRKYTLDLLKETGMLGCKPGDTPIDPYHKLGYAIEGKSVDRESYQRLVGKLIYLSHTRPDIAFAVSVISQFMHSPCKEHLEAVYKVLKYLKKTPGKGLLFKKNNNLQVEVYTDADWAGSVIDRRSTSGYCTFVGGNLVTWRSKKQSVVARSSAEAEFRAVAHGICELLWLKKLLEELKIIIDVPMKLYCDNKAAINIAHNPVHHDRTKHVEVDRHFIKEKIESGLICMTFVPTTKQLADILTKGLHKSSFESLTSKLGMIDIFEPA; translated from the coding sequence ATGCCTATTATGTCTTGTGTACCTCCTGTTCCTTCTACAATGCCATCAATTgtgaataatgaaaaatcattagaGAGAGTTCCAGAACCAGAGCTTCAAGTCTACACACGACGGAATTCGAAAAGGTCAAATCATCATTCCTCTCCTCACTGCCAAGACTCGGATCCAAACACAGGCAACTTGGAACTTGCAGGTAACGTTCATTCTAATCCTATTTCAGAATCTGTTTTAGAAACTACAAATGATCTAGATGTTCCAATTGCACAACGGAAAGGAACTAGGTCTTGTACTCTTCATCCAATTTCTAAGTATGTGTCATATCATAGATTATCTCCATTTTTTAGAGCTTTTACAGCTAACCTGTCTGTTATAGCAATTCCAAAATCTGTACAAGATGCTCTTTCTATTCCAGAATGGAGAGATGCTGTGTATGCAGAGATGAGAGCTctagaaaaaaacaaaacttggGAACTAGTCAAGTTAccagaagaaaaaaaaccaGTGGGTTGCAAGTGGATTTTTACAGTTAAATACAGAGCAGATGGGTCACTTGAGCGGTACAAAGCTAGGCTCGTCGCGAAAGGTTTTACACAAACATACGGCATTGACTACCAAGAAACATTTGCTCCCGTGGCAAAGATGAATTCCATTCGGGTTTTGTTGTCTCTTGCAGCAAGCTTAGGATGGCAACTACAACAGTTAGATGTTAAGAATGCGTTCCTTAATGGAGAGCTTGAAGAGGAGGTATATATGGATCTACCACCAGGTTTTGAGAATGAATATGGTATTGAAAAAGTGTGCAAGTTGAAGAGATCACTTTACGGCTTAAAACAATCTCCTCGAGCTTGGTTTGACAGATTTACGAAATCTGTTCGTAGCTTTGGATATTTACAGAGTCAAGCAGATCATACAATGTTTTTTAAACACTTCACTGATGGTAGTGTTGTGATCGTCATTGTATATGTAGACGATATCATCTTGACTGGAAGCAATGTAATAGAAATGGAAAATCTCAAGAAGGTTCTTGCtagagaatttgagatgaaggATCTTGGACCCTTAAGATACTTTTTGGGCATGGAAATTGCAAGATCCAGTAAAGGCATTTTTGTTTCTCAAAGGAAATATACTTTAGACTTGCTCAAGGAAACTGGCATGTTGGGATGCAAACCTGGAGACACTCCTATTGATCCTTATCACAAATTGGGATATGCAATTGAAGGAAAATCAGTGGATAGAGAAAGTTACCAAAGGTTGGTTGGTAAGTTGATATACTTGTCTCATACTAGGCCAGACATAGCCTTTGCAGTAAGTGTTATTAGTCAATTTATGCACTCTCCATGTAAAGAGCACTTGGAAGCTGTTTACAAGGTTCTCAAGTACCTGAAAAAAACTCCAGGAAAAGGTCTGctattcaagaaaaataacaatctGCAAGTTGAAGTATATACTGATGCAGATTGGGCTGGATCTGTTATTGATAGAAGGTCAACTTCAGGGTATTGCACATTTGTGGGAGGAAACTTGGTAACTTGGAGGAGTAAGAAGCAATCAGTGGTTGCAAGAAGCAGTGCTGAAGCTGAATTTAGAGCAGTAGCACATGGTATTTGTGAACTTTTGTGGTTAAAGAAGCTacttgaagaattgaagattattaTTGATGTTCCTATGAAGTTGTATTGTGACAACAAGGCAGCAATAAACATTGCTCATAACCCTGTTCATCATGACAGAACTAAACATGTTGAAGTGGATCGTCATTTTATCAAGGAGAAAATAGAAAGTGGTTTGATATGCATGACCTTTGTTCCAACAACAAAGCAGCTAGCCGATATTCTTACTAAAGGACTTCATAAATCAAGCTTTGAGTCACTAACTAGCAAGCTGGGAATGATTGATATCTTCGAACCAGCTTGA
- the LOC102626317 gene encoding retrovirus-related Pol polyprotein from transposon RE1 isoform X1, which yields MATCMSPCFTPSDTRAMGVLTVFGGRVSMENHLGRVNGLKMSDNKNGYLGTGQKSTFTQFRCSANSQSVSSYHNKDPFLNLHPEVSLLRGEGTNTISNPRKDGSSGSVTESIEEASSPSSYNEAKIKVIGVGGGGSNAVNRMIESAMKGVEFWIVNTDVQAMRMSPVFPENRLQIGQELTRGLGAGGNPEIGMNAAKESKESIEEALFGADMVFVTDLCSGKKIGSAREVDGLYYFEEDVSLCGEAQAANNEGEDHTQEDHFWELSLPMPIMSCVPPVPSTMPSIVNNEKSLERVPEPELQVYTRRNSKRSNHHSSPHCQDSDPNTGNLELAGNVHSNPISESVLETTNDLDVPIAQRKGTRSCTLHPISKYVSYHRLSPFFRAFTANLSVIAIPKSVQDALSIPEWRDAVYAEMRALEKNKTWELVKLPEEKKPVGCKWIFTVKYRADGSLERYKARLVAKGFTQTYGIDYQETFAPVAKMNSIRVLLSLAASLGWQLQQLDVKNAFLNGELEEEVYMDLPPGFENEYGIEKVCKLKRSLYGLKQSPRAWFDRFTKSVRSFGYLQSQADHTMFFKHFTDGSVVIVIVYVDDIILTGSNVIEMENLKKVLAREFEMKDLGPLRYFLGMEIARSSKGIFVSQRKYTLDLLKETGMLGCKPGDTPIDPYHKLGYAIEGKSVDRESYQRLVGKLIYLSHTRPDIAFAVSVISQFMHSPCKEHLEAVYKVLKYLKKTPGKGLLFKKNNNLQVEVYTDADWAGSVIDRRSTSGYCTFVGGNLVTWRSKKQSVVARSSAEAEFRAVAHGICELLWLKKLLEELKIIIDVPMKLYCDNKAAINIAHNPVHHDRTKHVEVDRHFIKEKIESGLICMTFVPTTKQLADILTKGLHKSSFESLTSKLGMIDIFEPA from the exons ATGGCGACTTGCATGTCTCCGTGTTTTACGCCTTCTGATACTCGAGCAATGGGGGTACTGACGGTTTTTGGAGGGAGGGTATCGATGGAAAATCATCTGGGAAGAGTTAATGGTTTGAAAATGTCTGATAACAAGAATGGGTATTTGGGTACTGGTCAAAAGTCAACTTTCACTCAGTTTAGATGTTCAGCAAACTCTCAGAGTGTCAGTTCATATCACAACAAAGACCCATTTCTGAACCTGCACCCGGAAGTTTCATTGCTGCGAGGAGAGGGGACCAATACAATAAGCAACCCAAGGAAGGATGGTTCTAGTGGAAGTGTCACTGAGAGCATAGAAGAAGCATCTAGTCCAAGTAGTTACAATGAAGCTAAGATCAAAGTTATTGGGGTCGGTGGTGGTGGGTCCAATGCTGTTAATCGGATGATAGAGAGTGCAATGAAGGGTGTGGAGTTCTGGATTGTCAATACTGATGTTCAAGCCATGAGAATGTCACCTGTTTTTCCTGAGAATCGGTTACAAATTGGTCAGGAGCTAACTAGGGGGCTTGGTGCTGGTGGGAACCCAGAGATTGGCATGAATGCAGCCAAAGAAAGCAAAGAATCAATAGAAGAGGCACTTTTTGGTGCTGACATGGTCTTTGTTACA GACCTGTGTTCGGGGAAGAAGATTGGCAGTGCTAGAGAGGTAGATGGTTTGTACTACTTCGAGGAGGATGTTAGTTTGTGTGGAGAAGCTCAGGCAGCAAATAATGAA GGGGAAGATCATACTCAGGAAGATCATTTTTGGGAATTATCTCTTCCAATGCCTATTATGTCTTGTGTACCTCCTGTTCCTTCTACAATGCCATCAATTgtgaataatgaaaaatcattagaGAGAGTTCCAGAACCAGAGCTTCAAGTCTACACACGACGGAATTCGAAAAGGTCAAATCATCATTCCTCTCCTCACTGCCAAGACTCGGATCCAAACACAGGCAACTTGGAACTTGCAGGTAACGTTCATTCTAATCCTATTTCAGAATCTGTTTTAGAAACTACAAATGATCTAGATGTTCCAATTGCACAACGGAAAGGAACTAGGTCTTGTACTCTTCATCCAATTTCTAAGTATGTGTCATATCATAGATTATCTCCATTTTTTAGAGCTTTTACAGCTAACCTGTCTGTTATAGCAATTCCAAAATCTGTACAAGATGCTCTTTCTATTCCAGAATGGAGAGATGCTGTGTATGCAGAGATGAGAGCTctagaaaaaaacaaaacttggGAACTAGTCAAGTTAccagaagaaaaaaaaccaGTGGGTTGCAAGTGGATTTTTACAGTTAAATACAGAGCAGATGGGTCACTTGAGCGGTACAAAGCTAGGCTCGTCGCGAAAGGTTTTACACAAACATACGGCATTGACTACCAAGAAACATTTGCTCCCGTGGCAAAGATGAATTCCATTCGGGTTTTGTTGTCTCTTGCAGCAAGCTTAGGATGGCAACTACAACAGTTAGATGTTAAGAATGCGTTCCTTAATGGAGAGCTTGAAGAGGAGGTATATATGGATCTACCACCAGGTTTTGAGAATGAATATGGTATTGAAAAAGTGTGCAAGTTGAAGAGATCACTTTACGGCTTAAAACAATCTCCTCGAGCTTGGTTTGACAGATTTACGAAATCTGTTCGTAGCTTTGGATATTTACAGAGTCAAGCAGATCATACAATGTTTTTTAAACACTTCACTGATGGTAGTGTTGTGATCGTCATTGTATATGTAGACGATATCATCTTGACTGGAAGCAATGTAATAGAAATGGAAAATCTCAAGAAGGTTCTTGCtagagaatttgagatgaaggATCTTGGACCCTTAAGATACTTTTTGGGCATGGAAATTGCAAGATCCAGTAAAGGCATTTTTGTTTCTCAAAGGAAATATACTTTAGACTTGCTCAAGGAAACTGGCATGTTGGGATGCAAACCTGGAGACACTCCTATTGATCCTTATCACAAATTGGGATATGCAATTGAAGGAAAATCAGTGGATAGAGAAAGTTACCAAAGGTTGGTTGGTAAGTTGATATACTTGTCTCATACTAGGCCAGACATAGCCTTTGCAGTAAGTGTTATTAGTCAATTTATGCACTCTCCATGTAAAGAGCACTTGGAAGCTGTTTACAAGGTTCTCAAGTACCTGAAAAAAACTCCAGGAAAAGGTCTGctattcaagaaaaataacaatctGCAAGTTGAAGTATATACTGATGCAGATTGGGCTGGATCTGTTATTGATAGAAGGTCAACTTCAGGGTATTGCACATTTGTGGGAGGAAACTTGGTAACTTGGAGGAGTAAGAAGCAATCAGTGGTTGCAAGAAGCAGTGCTGAAGCTGAATTTAGAGCAGTAGCACATGGTATTTGTGAACTTTTGTGGTTAAAGAAGCTacttgaagaattgaagattattaTTGATGTTCCTATGAAGTTGTATTGTGACAACAAGGCAGCAATAAACATTGCTCATAACCCTGTTCATCATGACAGAACTAAACATGTTGAAGTGGATCGTCATTTTATCAAGGAGAAAATAGAAAGTGGTTTGATATGCATGACCTTTGTTCCAACAACAAAGCAGCTAGCCGATATTCTTACTAAAGGACTTCATAAATCAAGCTTTGAGTCACTAACTAGCAAGCTGGGAATGATTGATATCTTCGAACCAGCTTGA